The following are encoded together in the Brevinematia bacterium genome:
- the priA gene encoding primosomal protein N', whose protein sequence is MFAEVLVNIPTNETFWYQIEKPHENIKKYTRVDIIFSQKNTQGLILDISPEPKGKRLGKIRRTIDKEEVFSDEQMELAKFISEYFTATLSETVFSMIPNGSRLNKISEPKNLRITENTTLTSAQEKVYQAIKSCFGKNEIFLLYGVAGSGKTEIYKKLIKDILNQGKSALLLVPEISLTPQFIDKFSFIPREIMAVYHSKLTDNERFNTYMSAKKGIKRLIIGPRSSIFLPLKNLGIIIIDEFHETSYKSSSTPRYSTKDIAKWIARKKSIPLVLGSATPPVEDFYLAKQGVYKLLELREKFSKHQRIETEIVDMKSLPKGQVISPRVISEINDKLRSGQQVIVFINRRGFSNFVKCGVCGFVPTCPNCDITLTYHKFKSSLECHYCGYKENYTELCPKCSKGKVFDIGLGTEKAEEIIRNTFLRARVVRVDLDTTREKDIYEKIYSSLKKGDIDIIVGTQIITKGLDIPQVNLVCVLFPEIVLRLPDFYSSERTFSLILQALGRAGRRDEVGKGIIQTSDPEHYSIKTATLQNYEEFYNYEIARRDRFNYPPFTFITRFIFRSEVEKNCLEIGRSAKILLDSLSYKREDTFISPLLPAPIKKISKNYRYQIVVKSKSEELITKAQKTVFENLAGKKGVYIEIDRNPLSLL, encoded by the coding sequence ATGTTTGCAGAAGTCCTTGTTAACATACCAACAAACGAAACTTTCTGGTATCAAATAGAAAAACCACACGAGAATATTAAAAAGTATACTAGAGTTGACATAATCTTCTCCCAAAAGAATACTCAAGGACTTATTCTAGATATCTCCCCCGAACCTAAAGGTAAGAGACTAGGGAAAATAAGAAGAACGATTGACAAAGAAGAGGTATTTTCTGACGAGCAAATGGAACTTGCCAAATTCATTTCCGAGTATTTCACCGCCACTCTCTCAGAAACTGTCTTTTCTATGATACCTAACGGTAGTAGATTAAATAAAATCAGTGAACCTAAAAACTTAAGGATCACCGAAAATACCACACTCACATCAGCTCAAGAAAAAGTATATCAGGCTATAAAGAGTTGCTTCGGAAAAAATGAAATCTTTCTACTCTACGGAGTTGCTGGAAGTGGAAAAACCGAAATTTACAAAAAACTCATCAAGGACATTCTTAACCAAGGTAAATCTGCTCTACTTCTAGTTCCTGAGATCTCTTTGACTCCACAGTTTATTGACAAATTCTCTTTCATTCCCAGAGAAATAATGGCAGTATACCATAGCAAACTCACCGATAATGAAAGATTCAATACCTACATGTCTGCGAAAAAGGGAATAAAAAGGCTCATCATTGGGCCAAGATCATCAATATTTCTCCCCCTTAAGAACCTAGGAATAATAATAATTGACGAATTCCACGAAACTTCTTACAAATCCTCTAGCACACCTAGGTATTCAACCAAGGATATCGCAAAGTGGATCGCTAGAAAAAAGAGCATTCCTCTCGTTCTAGGTTCCGCAACTCCACCCGTTGAAGACTTTTACCTAGCAAAACAAGGAGTATACAAACTACTAGAACTTAGAGAGAAGTTTTCAAAGCATCAAAGAATTGAAACAGAGATTGTAGATATGAAAAGTCTCCCAAAAGGACAGGTAATATCTCCTAGGGTTATTTCAGAAATTAATGACAAGCTGAGAAGTGGTCAGCAAGTTATAGTGTTTATTAACCGAAGAGGTTTCAGCAATTTCGTAAAATGTGGAGTATGCGGTTTTGTACCTACTTGTCCAAATTGTGATATAACTCTGACCTACCACAAATTCAAAAGTTCTCTAGAATGTCACTATTGTGGCTACAAAGAAAACTATACTGAGCTGTGTCCAAAGTGTAGTAAAGGGAAAGTCTTTGATATAGGACTTGGAACAGAGAAAGCAGAGGAAATAATAAGGAATACTTTCCTCAGAGCAAGAGTTGTGAGAGTAGACTTGGACACAACTCGGGAAAAGGATATTTATGAAAAGATCTATTCTTCCTTGAAAAAGGGTGACATAGACATAATAGTGGGAACACAGATAATAACCAAGGGATTGGATATACCACAGGTCAATCTGGTGTGTGTTCTATTCCCAGAGATTGTCCTTAGGTTGCCAGATTTCTACTCCTCCGAAAGAACCTTTTCTCTGATCTTACAGGCCCTAGGCAGAGCTGGACGAAGAGACGAGGTAGGTAAGGGAATAATTCAGACATCTGACCCTGAGCATTATAGCATCAAGACAGCAACATTACAAAACTACGAGGAGTTTTATAACTACGAGATCGCAAGAAGAGACAGATTTAATTACCCACCGTTTACGTTCATCACAAGATTCATCTTCAGAAGTGAAGTTGAAAAAAACTGTCTAGAGATAGGAAGATCTGCCAAAATACTACTTGATAGCCTTTCCTATAAAAGAGAGGATACCTTTATCTCCCCCTTACTACCCGCTCCAATCAAAAAGATATCAAAAAACTACAGATACCAGATAGTGGTTAAAAGCAAGAGTGAAGAGCTTATAACAAAAGCACAGAAAACTGTCTTTGAAAACTTAGCTGGTAAAAAGGGAGTATACATAGAGATAGATAGAAACCCTCTTTCTCTACTCTAA